The Streptomyces puniciscabiei genomic interval GAAGCGGCACGGGACCGGTCGCCGACTGCTCAACGTCTACGGGCCGACCGAGGCCACCATCGCGGCCACCTGGGCGGACAGCGCCCGCGGCGACGACCTGACCACGATCGGCACCTCGATACCCGGCTACGCCGTCCACGTGCTCGACCCCGAGGGCCGCCCGACACCCGACGGTGAGCAGGGTGAGCTGTACATCGGCGGCCCCGGGGTCGCCCTCGGCTACCGGCACGAACCGGAGCTGACGGCACGGCATTTCGTGACCGACCCCCTGCGCGGCCGCATCTACGGCACCGGGGACCTTGTCCGGCGCCGGACCGATGGCCAGCTGGAGTTCTGCGGCCGCGTCGACACCCAGGTCAAGGTGCGCGGGTTCCGCGTGGAGCTCACCGAGATCGAGCGCCGGGCCGTCGGCCCCGGTGTGGCACAGGCCGTCGCCTACCTGCTTCCGGGAGGCCGGACCATCGGCCTCGCCGTGGTGCCCGCCGAGGGCTACCCGGGAGACGGGGAACTGCGGGACCTCCTCGCCGCGAGGCTCCCCGCGCACCAGGTGCCGAGCGGGATCCGGCGTCTGGAATCGCTGCCGCTGACCCCGAACGGCAAGACCGATCGGGCCGCGCTCGCCACGGCGCACGCGGCCGCCGACGGCACCGGGCATCACCCGCCGGAGGCCACGGACACGTTGCTCAGCGCCGTCATGAAGGTCTGGAACACGGCTCTGGAGCAACCGGTGACCGATGTGGACGCCGACTTCTTCGCCTCGGGCGGGCACTCCCTGCTGGCTGCCGAGATGATCACCGCTCTGCGTCAGGCGACCGGGGTGTCCCTGTCGATGCGCGAACTGCTGAGCAACCCCACCATCCGAGCCTGCGCGGATCTCGTCCGCGCCCGGCTGAACGAACCCAGGGCGGCGTCATGACCTATCTACGCAGTTGGCCGAACGGCGCGTCGGCGGCCGTCCCCGTCCTGCTCTGCCTGCCGCAGGCCGGCGCCAGCGCCCTCCAGTTCCGGGACTGGCAGGTCCGGCTCGGCTCGAGCGCCGCGGTGTACGCCGTGCAGCTCCCCGGCCGGGAGGACCGGTGGGACGAGCCGGCACCGTCCAGCATCGCCGAGGTGGTCGGTGCCGTGGTGGCGGAACTGGCGGACGCGGGGCTCCTCGACCGGCCGCTGGTCGTCTTCGGAGACAGCTTCGGCGGACTGATCGCGTACGAGTTGGCCCGTGCGGTCGGCCCGTCCGCACTCGTGGTCTGCGTCAGCCGGGCGCCGGCCCACTGGGCACGGCAGGGCGGACTCCACGACAACGACGTCGAACGGCTGGCCTCCGCGAGTGTCGAAGGTTCGACTCTGCCGTCGGCTCTCGTCGCCGAACTGCGCGACATCGCCGCCGAAGTGCTGCGCCGCGACGCGGAGTTGTCGAAGACCTTCCGAGACGCGCCGGGCACGGAGCCGCTGCGCTGCCCTGTGTACGCCTGGGGCGCCGTTGACGACGAGACCGTCACCCCCGCACAACTGGACGACTGGCGCGAGGTCACCACCGGGCCGCTGCACCGCCACGACTTCGTCGGCGGGCACCGGATCAGCCGCGACGATCCGGTCACGGTGCTCGGACGGCTCTCCCACGTTCTGGCCGGCATCGCCGAGGAGGAACCGTCATGATCCCGCAGGCGCCGCCGGTGATCGACCTGATCGATCCCGGCCCCTTCGAACGCAACGACTTCTGGGACGTCCTGGCCTGGCTGCGCGCCCACGCGCCGGTGTACCGGCATCCCGGCGATCCCGCGCCGTTCTGGGTGCTCACCAGGCACCGTGACATCTCCGCCGTGTACGCGGACTCCACCCATTTCGGTTCCCGTTTCGGGATGCGGATCGGCAGCGACGCGGCCGCCGTGGCGGCGGTCGCCCAGCGGATGCTGATCGTCTCCGATCCGCCGCAGCACACCGCGGTCAAGCG includes:
- a CDS encoding non-ribosomal peptide synthetase, encoding MTTTPLTNTPPAVISRLLGHVTGHATERPDEPAVITADGSLTWAGLAGSVGTATRALRAHGIARGTVVALATGRDRYAVTALLSVWALGATAVLLDERHPAAHLSGVIANSDAEWIIAAELTPEVLGNGVPVLTTSDLLEEPAGVDGVVEPRPDSPDDVAYVIHTSGSSGRPKGVDVSFGNLEAFVDAIETLGMPRGGHGINAVSPAFDGWLWCTLLYLVFGNALGIVDLARSTADGPAAAIAALTPRVVCLTPSLLAACEGGVDSAEAIVVAGEPCPPDLAKRHGTGRRLLNVYGPTEATIAATWADSARGDDLTTIGTSIPGYAVHVLDPEGRPTPDGEQGELYIGGPGVALGYRHEPELTARHFVTDPLRGRIYGTGDLVRRRTDGQLEFCGRVDTQVKVRGFRVELTEIERRAVGPGVAQAVAYLLPGGRTIGLAVVPAEGYPGDGELRDLLAARLPAHQVPSGIRRLESLPLTPNGKTDRAALATAHAAADGTGHHPPEATDTLLSAVMKVWNTALEQPVTDVDADFFASGGHSLLAAEMITALRQATGVSLSMRELLSNPTIRACADLVRARLNEPRAAS
- a CDS encoding thioesterase II family protein produces the protein MTYLRSWPNGASAAVPVLLCLPQAGASALQFRDWQVRLGSSAAVYAVQLPGREDRWDEPAPSSIAEVVGAVVAELADAGLLDRPLVVFGDSFGGLIAYELARAVGPSALVVCVSRAPAHWARQGGLHDNDVERLASASVEGSTLPSALVAELRDIAAEVLRRDAELSKTFRDAPGTEPLRCPVYAWGAVDDETVTPAQLDDWREVTTGPLHRHDFVGGHRISRDDPVTVLGRLSHVLAGIAEEEPS